DNA from Leishmania donovani BPK282A1 complete genome, chromosome 34:
TCGTACTCAGGCAGTGACGCCAACAACGGCGACTCCTCGAGTGAAGAGAGAGCACGGGACCAGAATAGGGTCTATGCTGGCTCGCGTGCACGAAAGCGGCAGGAAACGAAATCGTCGCGGCCAACGCCACTCGGAAGTGCCAGATCCCCAATACGCGTCACGCCCACTGGGCCCCCTCCGCtggacgcgccgccgcccggtGCGATCCGGTGGGTGGACGATGGCCGTAGAGGCAGAGAGGTGTACCGCGGCGAGAACGAGTCCAAGGCTGGCTCACTGTCGCGCCAGCACACCGACGCGGATGAGCAGGACGCTGCGATGATgaagccggcggcgtcgctccgACCCCTTTTGTCGGCCAGGACACCTTCACTGCAGCCGACTGGCATGCTGCGGCGTGTCATCGCAGCCGTTGCATACTACCGCGGTgttcctccgccgccgtccgtcCCACCGGAGGTGATTCTCGCTTTTGACGAGTACGTTTCGCGTGGGTCGGTGATGCTGAAGTTCGCTTCTCGTGGCCCGCCTCACCAGCGCTTCTTTGCGATTCGCTTCCTGGACGTCATGGCGGGCTCGATACGGTTGGGCTGTGGGCGGGCATATGACCAGCGGCCGAGCATTCTCCACGCGGTATTGTCATGGTATCGAAGCGCGTCCAGTCGGCGCATGATTCGCTTCTTGCCGCTGCACGACTTGATCGAGGTGAAGGCGGACGGGGCAGATCACCGGTACGTTCGCCGGCGAACGGTGCAGCCCGGCCTCTTACGTGGCCCACGCTCGGGACTCGTGACAACGTACGTGCGCGCTGACTTCATTGTGCAGTTTCGCTTCTGCTCACGCCTTTCGCGGGCAGAGGAAACACTGGCGCTTATGGCAGAAAACCGCACCCAGTATTTGGCATGGCTCGTGGTGGGCTCATTCATTAGCCAGATCGGCGAAATTTACTAGGACCGAAACGAAGAGCGTTGTGCCTTGAAAGGGTGGGGTGATGGCTTGTTGTGACACAGTGTTGCTATGTGTCTGTAggcttgtgcgcgcgtgtacgcTCAGTGCCGCACTCCTTTCTCACTTGGCTCCTCCACTTGGGCGACATGAgtttcccctccctccccctcccccctgtgtcctcggaggcggtgcgtgcCCCTCGTTCTGCTGCTGTACAGCTCTAACTTTGTgttcttcccttcccccctgTGTACCACTACACTTGTGATCGTGGCGAGGCCTCAGCAAGCTGCCTCCACCTTCGAATTCAACATGTTGATGATGCCGACGAGTAGAACGCCCGCGTTTACTGGAGTTCAGCTTCTCTCAAGCTCTGCCATTCGCCGCCTAGGTTTCTGTTCGACGCTATGCAACGAAGGCCggcaggggtgggggtgtggTAAGCTCGTAGTAGCAACTCGCCATGCCGCCCTTGCCTCACCTTGAGCAATCGTGGTAGGCAGCTGACAGGAAGGACACTCACGCCTGCACGTCCTTTATGGGGGGGGGCATTGATGTGTCCTTtctttgtgtgcatgtgtatgttTTGTTCGTTGGGTTTATGGCCGCCCCGCTGCGACGGTTTCCTTGTTTTGTGTGAACTGTTCGCCATCGTGTCGAATGCTGCCCCCGTGCTTTTGCGTAGGAGCAGCTGTAGTGACATAGTGAGTAAACACACCTTGAAGCAACCAACCGCGTTCTCGCCCTCTTTCAACGTCCCCCTTCTCGCTCCCTgaccccctccttctctcggatgttctctctctgccgcttcATGCTATTTCTCAcccacgaaaaaaaaactatATGTACACGCATATATCGTTCTTCACGGCATTGCCGCACGCGGCACTCTGCCACAGCCGCTTCGTTCACATCGCAGTGGATATTCACAAACgcgaacgcacacacacacacacacaggccgAGGGCACTGAAGGATCCAGCGCACTCGCTTGCACAGTGCTCGCCCCTCTCTTCTGCGTGGCtgtcttttgttttttcATACTTTGTCTTTCCGTTTTTTTCGCGAGCGTTTTGGGTTGGATTTgtgagggagaaggcgcggGGGAGCGGTGGGGCGCCATGTTAACCCTTCTCCCCAACCCAATCTCACTTCCTGTGCGTTCCTGTCTTATGTCTTTTTGCCGTGTTTCAAACTGGtcacgctttttttttgcctccCTCGCCATTACGAGAGCGCTTCTTCCCTGTTAGCGCCCAGCAACGAACAACCCTTTGCGAGtgcgcgcttctctctcgtctcgCTCTCGTTCCCCATAATCTTTTCCCATCGCccgtcgcacacgcacataagCTCATTCGCGACATCCACCATCTGCGCGCAACCACGAGAAATCAACGAGGGAACAACAACACCAACACAGAGAAGCAAAGATGCAGACAACTGCTGCCAATATGGTTGAGGTGGTGAGGCACTACACGGCGAATCTCCGTACTTTCTTCACCATCCCGCCGCTTTCCGAGTCCATGGCCGGCGTTATCATTCTCTTCGTCTTCATGAACAGCATGGCCACCTCCATCTGGATGTCCAACGCGTGGCCGCCATTCGTGTACCTTCTCTTCAACAATAGCAACCTTGCCGTTGGCGTTGTTGCGGGTGTCAACGGCTTCTTCGAGCTGTCCTGCGCTATTGTCAGCGGCCACATCGCGGACAAAGTCTGGGGCCCGTCTCACACGCTCATCTTTGCGGTACGATTGGGCATGGTGAAACTCTGCATTGTCGCCCTGGCAATCTGGATGAAGCATCATTGGCTGCTCATTGTCGCGCAAATGTTTGAGGGCTGCTACATGGGGCTGAACCTCACGTGTGTGGAGTCCGTGTTTGCGCAGTGCCTGCGCACGGGCGAGCGCGACCGACTCTACAGCTTAAAATTCAGCGTCGAGTCTGTCGGTCCCATTGTGGGGCTCATTTCGTCTCTGTTTCTCTACTTGATTGTTGGCACAGAATGGAACGTTCAGGTGCTGCAGATCGTCATGACATGcggggtggcgctgcaccTGATGTCCATGATCATCTTCTCGAAGTTGTTTGTGGCACTGCCGTCCCACCTAGACGAAAAGCGGaaggctgccgcggcgacggatATTGTCCTCATCGACGACATCCACTGCGAGGGCGGTGGTGTGCCCAGCGCACCCGTTCGCACGTACAATGTGGAGGAGCGGCGTGTCACGGACGCGGCGGGCCATGAAGGAGAGGTAGATGAGGAGTTGTCGCCGTCGAACCTCGTGCAGAGCGACAAGACGGACACCACGGATTGCGCTCCCTCATCTATCACATACCCGACGAACAACAGTTGCTCTCCTTCGCTAGTGAGTCACTATGGGCCCTCAGTGTGTGCCACCCGCAGCACGGATGCTGCTTTGCTGCAGAACAAGCAGGGTACGACGGCTGTGGGGATGGAACCGTACCAGCAGGCCGCCTCGGCTGGCGAGGGAGCGACGAGCGTTGCGGTCGGTCCGGATAGCGCTGGCAACCCAACGTCGCTCATCCATACCCGGCAAGGTGGTCCAAGCTCACTAGTGGACATCCACAACATCCCGGCCGGCACGCACATCGAGTACGTGGACCACGAGTACGAGGAGGCTtccgcctgccgccgcagggTGATGGACTGCTTTCCATTGCGTATCTACCCTATGGCCATTGTCGCGTGCGATGTTGTCCTTTTGTTGGGCAGCGGCATGATAACACGATACTTACCGCTGTTTTTGATGAAGAACTACAACGTGTCCCTGGCCACGATTTGCGTGCTGAACCTGTTCAACTCGTTCTTGATCACGCTTATGGCCATCATCAACGGTTTCATCGGCAAGCGGTACGGCCGCATTCGCGCTGCGATGCCACCCAAGGTGATCGGTACCTTTTTGCTGCTGTAcatggcgctggcgcagaaGACGCGGTACGGTTCGAAATTCTGGATGTCCCTGGCGTATGTATTCCGCAATGCCTTGATGAACTGCACGGTTGGACTGTCTCGCGCGCTCATTATGGATTTAGTGCCCGAGCATCGCCACAGCCGGTGGAACGCACTAGAGTCGGTGCAGTCTGCGGGTTGGTCGGGCTCGGCTATCCTCGGTGGCCTCATGGCGGACAAGTTCGGCTACGGCGCAGCCTTTGTCTTCACGTTCTTCTTCCACTTCTTTTCCACATCGGCGCTGGTACCTTTCACAGTGCGAAACGACGCACGCTTGCCGCAGCCGGTGCTCGTTTACGACGGTCCTCCTCCACAGACGTCGGTCCACGAACAAAGAACGCGGGGGCTCTCGTCACCGACGCGGAtgccctcgccgcccccgctgACGACTACGACGAAAGTCGCGGTGGCAGAGCTGGCGACTGAAAATGTGCGCAGAATAGCTTCGTGCACTTCGGTGAATCGAGAAGCTGAGTAAGGCATATCGGAAGCGAACGTAGAAGAGAAAAAATGgcgtctgctgcggcagccttGCGCACCAAACAACAGCATGCCTGCTGGCTTGcgtgcttctctctttttttttttttgaaatCGCTACTCTGTTGCCTGTGgaatatatatgtatatgcatATACTCTCTCTGTATTTCGAAGgccatatatatatatatatatattgatTTGTAGCGTCCTCCCTCACAGCAACGGAATGCCGCAGCAACAAGCTGCATGTGCGGGGAAAGGGGGCAGTAGGCTGAGGTGTGGAAGCCTGTAACGCGGTTTACCATTTCTTGTAAGTTTTCAGTCGACTCTTTTCCCAGTGCGACGATTATGTCGCGCAGAGGATGAGACGCTTTCGCCGACTGCAGCGACTACACAACGCTGCCGCttttcccctcccttttccaacaacaaaacaacgATAGCGACGATAACAAGAAGAAAACGTACAGAGCTTGTGGACACCAAAACCAACAGCAAAGTGGGGGGAGAGTCGATGGGGGTCGTGAGGGAAAACGACGAGGATGTTTCGCGCGCGTGCCACTCTCCGGGCCCTTCACAGGGCTGCACATCCACGCACGCAAACGCTTAGGCAAACACCGTGTAggtgggcagcggtggtTTCAGGACGGACTAACCTGGCAGCAAGGACGAAGTGAGTGACGgggttggtggtggtggtggcacgTGAGCGGTGTCTTTTAGGCAGACAGATGGACACCGACATCTCGGTTGATGGCCACCCCGCCCTTCCTCTGTCGTCAGCGCCTGCCATGGAAGCTGCTATAAGTGCCGACGGTCTACTTTCCCTTGGTGTTCTGTGCCTGTCTCTGCGCCGGCCGCTTCACTCACACCTTGCGCCTTTTATTCACCTTCCCGCCCCTCCtatccctccccctccccgcgtCATGCCCATTTTGCGGATGCGCAGGCGAGAGTAGTCGCGGTACAACCAgcggaaaggaggaggaaacaGCCACAGAGAAGAAACCTCAAAAACCGCTACCAAAACGACGCACGCCGCCAAGCCTGCCCTCTTCTTGTCTGTGAGACGGCGCTTCTTCGAAGCTCATGACATTACTCTGAAGACGTCTACCTGTTTTCACTGTTTATCCAGTtgtacgaaaaaaaaaaaacaggtGCGCCGAGTGCTCTCTACATAGCGTACGGCGACATGCATCTTTTGGAGCGGCGGCCGAGCGCTTCGGGTGTGCTACTTGCCTTTGCCGTTGTCGTGCTCACatgggtggcggcggcagtgacggcTCCCTCGCACCCCTATGCAGCTAATACGTCGCGCCGGTACTCAATGATGGTCGAAGAACTGACGGGCAGTCTCGATGAGAGAGGCACCACCCCTACTCTGGTGTCCGTGGCAATGGAGATGTCTCTGACGCTGCCGGCGAAgcctggcgccgccgcggtgtgggagggcgacgccgaggcgaACGAAatcgacgacgccgcagtCCAGCACTTGACTTTTGACGATGACTTTGACCCAATATGGTACTacgtgctgcgtcgccgcggcttcGAGCGCCTTGAAtggtgcgggtgcggcggCAAGTGGCGGCCCGAGTGGTCCATACCGAAGGCacaccagcgccgcggcggcgacgcggcggcactgtCAGCCGAGCATGAGAGTAACAGCGTTTTGTTTGGCCGTCTGCGGCGCCTTCTCGCTCACCACGCCGTTTGCACCTACTCGTCTGTCTCCTTCTGCGGCGCCAGTCACGAACGGGGCGCGGCGAGCCAGTTTCAGTGGGCCGCTCAGTTTGTGTCGACTCTGACCTCGTCGCCACTGAGCTGGACCGAAGCGACGCCCCGGCACTCGCGACCAAACGGGATCGTCATTCAACGCGACTCCTCACACGctagcggcggcgaggatgcGTACTGGTGCTCGTACCACCTCGTCTACCACGACACTCTATGCACGCAACACGTGAGCCCTCTGCTCAACGGCGGCCGCTCCGGCCGCGGCGTGCAGGAGGGGCTGCCTCGAGGCATCTTCAAGGCAGCGTTCCCATCATTCGTTAAGTACTTTGGCGCCCCGTTTCAGCATTTCACCGTGAAGGCGACTCAAGAGCGTCTCCCTGGGAacagcgcggctgcgcagccgccgacggTGCGGCTGAAGGTCGAGGTTCGCATGAGCATGGTGGTAGGTGAGGCGTCGGACTTGGAGGCGCTGAGCGAGGTGTGGTCGCGCGAACTGCCTGCCTACGCGCGGGATGGCCGCCTTCAGGTGCACATCGGCCCTGGCGGGCTCTCTCAACACCTGCGCAGTGCGCTACCAACCGCGGCGATAGTTTCGTCCCCGAACGAGGGGCAGGCGAaagcgacgccgcagcggcaggcgtcGGCCTCTGCGAGTCCGTTGTCTCGGATTGGCTGCTCCCCAGAGGTGCAGTACGAGGTGCGTACCCACGGCAAGGATCACGGCTATTTGACCGTGAATCTACAGCCGGCTCTAGTCTTACTTGACGCCCACGCTGGGGTAGACGCTGAGAAGCGCGAGGGCTCGGACGGTGCCGACGAGGagtcggcgctgcagcactcgTTCCTCCTCCGCGAGGGCGACGTGGTCCGCACCCTTCTGCTTTTTCCTCTGCATCTTGTGCGCCCTTCCCTGTACAACATGGAGTCTCTACTCGGCACCACGCGCATTGTCCACGCTCACGCGGACGTCGTCTCCAACACGCTAGCAGTTCTCCTCGAGACGACCGTAACGCCGGTGCACGTCGCCGCCTACGAGGCCGCGTACGCGCATGCCCGACACTGCCACGAGatggccggcggcggcggcaccggtggcCGAGCCTGTCGCGCTCACGACGGTGTCCTGCTCGGCCGATTCCAGCTTTTCTTCGGCTGGTCGGCGCTGGGGGATATGCCGCCAGACGACAACAGCAACCGACTTGTGCCGCAGCCTGTTGTGGTAATTCGCCGCGCGGGGACCTCGGCGGacctcggcgcggcggagacgTCATCCCAGTCGGATTTCTGTCACGCTCAGCGTCGCCACGTCGCTTCGGTCGGCTCTATACCCCAGCTCGATCACGAAGAcagcctcgccgccgtcttccaGCTgctcagccgcagccacggGTGGCGGGACGACAAAAAGGGGTCCCTgtctgccgcgctggcgaaTCTCAAGGAGGATGACGCATGCATTTACTGGGTGCGATCCACCGTGTCGAGCGGGACGACGATCCCAGGCCCTGATGGCGCCATGATCTTTAATGTGCTCTCGCTTGggctttttttcttggctGTTGCTGCAGGCATGCTAACGCGACTGACAAGGCGCTTGACGTGCAAGAGAGAAGATCTCGTAAATTTACTCCCGCAGGaaggcgccaccaccgtcgtcaAGTGATTCCTCTTTCCAGGAcctcccaccctctctctcctcaccgTCCCAGCATGTGAAGACGGTACGAGATCTGCACGcttcatctttttttttgttcggcTTTTCTACGGGTCCGCGAGCCGACTATGCACCGGTGGCTTCGTTTCGCTCCTGCGGTGCCTCGGTTTGTGGGACCGACAGGGACTGGTTGGGGGCACACGGACGCACTCTGGAGAATGTGAGCGCCA
Protein-coding regions in this window:
- a CDS encoding gpi transamidase component, putative produces the protein MHLLERRPSASGVLLAFAVVVLTWVAAAVTAPSHPYAANTSRRYSMMVEELTGSLDERGTTPTLVSVAMEMSLTLPAKPGAAAVWEGDAEANEIDDAAVQHLTFDDDFDPIWYYVLRRRGFERLEWCGCGGKWRPEWSIPKAHQRRGGDAAALSAEHESNSVLFGRLRRLLAHHAVCTYSSVSFCGASHERGAASQFQWAAQFVSTLTSSPLSWTEATPRHSRPNGIVIQRDSSHASGGEDAYWCSYHLVYHDTLCTQHVSPLLNGGRSGRGVQEGLPRGIFKAAFPSFVKYFGAPFQHFTVKATQERLPGNSAAAQPPTVRLKVEVRMSMVVGEASDLEALSEVWSRELPAYARDGRLQVHIGPGGLSQHLRSALPTAAIVSSPNEGQAKATPQRQASASASPLSRIGCSPEVQYEVRTHGKDHGYLTVNLQPALVLLDAHAGVDAEKREGSDGADEESALQHSFLLREGDVVRTLLLFPLHLVRPSLYNMESLLGTTRIVHAHADVVSNTLAVLLETTVTPVHVAAYEAAYAHARHCHEMAGGGGTGGRACRAHDGVLLGRFQLFFGWSALGDMPPDDNSNRLVPQPVVVIRRAGTSADLGAAETSSQSDFCHAQRRHVASVGSIPQLDHEDSLAAVFQLLSRSHGWRDDKKGSLSAALANLKEDDACIYWVRSTVSSGTTIPGPDGAMIFNVLSLGLFFLAVAAGMLTRLTRRLTCKREDLVNLLPQEGATTVVK